Genomic DNA from Filimonas effusa:
TTCCAGCTGGCGCATTACAGTGGAAAAATCAACTCCGGAGAAATTAAAGACTCCATTTCTCCAGGCAGTTACAGTACGTGTATCCACATCTTTAACCACCTTTATATCGCCTCTTTGGGCAGCCTGGTTTATACCGGGCTGCTTATCGTCGGTTATAAGATTTTTAATCTGGGCCTGCTGGCCGGGCTTCAAAACTGCCGTCTGAGGGTTGGCACCGCCTGCAGCAGCCGAAGGTAAAGTAACAGCTACAGCCCCTTCCAGCAAGGTGGTACGTATCAGCGCTTCATTTTCATAAGCATTAACATTAAACTGCGTACCAAGAACCTGTATTTCCGCCTTATTGTTGACATTTACAATAAAAGGCGCACCTGCATTCTTTACCACCTCCAGGTAGGCTTCTCCCTGTAATTCTATCCGCCGTTCGCCTCCGGCAAATACGGTAGGATAGGTAATAGAACTGGCAGCATTGAGCCACACCTTTGTTCCATCGGGCAATAAAAGCTGAAACTGCCTGCCTTTAGGCGTTTTCATGGTATTGAAGAGCACTTTGCTGCTTTCTCCCTCATATACAAGTTTACCAGCTACTACGCGCGCCGCAGCACCCTCCTGGAGGGCAACTGTAGTTCCATCAGGAATACTATCGAGCAATATTTCTCTCCCATCAGACAAAGTAAGAATAGCCCCTTCCCTGCCCGGCGCCACCAAAGAAGCAGTTTCCGCGACCGGGTTACTGGTACCTTTTTTCTCCTGGTGAAACCATAACCAGGCAGCACTTATGAATAATAAGCTAACCGCAGCTACAGCCCACCAGCGGTGCAGCTTACGAACGGGAGCCATTTGCTTTTTTCCGCCAACAAGTCGTATAAACTTGTCGAATCCACCCGGAACATCATAACTGGTAAAACGCTCCATTTTTGCAGCCAGCCCGGTTTCATCCTGGACAGACCTGTAAAGCTGAAGATTTTCCGGGGCCGCCTCCAGCCATGTATGAAGCTTCGCCTGCTCCTCATCGGTAAGAGCTGTTTCCTGGATAACCTTGAATAATATGGTTGTAATGTTGCTCAATGAAGCAGTAGTTTGAACGCTAATACTATAAAAACACCTGAAACAAGTAACGGTAACAAAAAAATAAAAGTTTTTTTTAGTCGAAAAGCCAGGGTAACAGTATAAGGAGCACAGCAGCAGAATCCAGGCCGTCTTTTTTGCCCAGCGCATCACGCAATGCAGCCGTTGCCCTTGCTTTCCGCATCTTTAAAGAGTCTTTACTGATAGACAGGCGTTCCGCCGCCTCCTGGTGACTGAGACCATCGCGATACACGAGATTGAGTACATCACGGTATTTCGAAGGCAAACGATCGATTGCATTATATACCAGTTGCAACAGCTCCGCTTCAAAAATCCTGGATTCCACAGAACTCTCTACCGGCAACTGCGTTTCTTCCGTCGCTTTCCGATGCCCTTCGCGCACTTTCTGATGCCTGAGATAGTTGATACATTGATTCCGTGCCGATGTATACAGGTAGGCCCGGGCCTTATCCCCATTGTTGAGAAGCTCTTTCCGCTCCCAAAGACTGGTGAGACAACGGGTGGCTATGTCCTCGGCTTCTGCTTTATTCCCGGTAATACCTTCCGAAAAATAACATAGAGGCCGGAAGAACCTGAGAAAGAATTCTTCTATTTCCCACTCCCGTCCAGCGGGTGGAAATCCAAAATCGTCGTAATGGTAAGCTGGCAGTTGTATAAATGAAACAATTTGTATTGCGAAGTTAGGCTCTATCCGGATAATTTAGCCTGTTACGCTTCACAAAGAAGCCCCAACCTGTTGTTGAGGCGCTTTACTATAGGCACCAGCCTTCTGACTGGCTTAAACCAACAAACCTACAAAAACACTTTCTTCCCCGTTTCCGCCGCCTTATAAATCGCATCCACAACACGCATGTCTTTCAACCCTTCCTCTCCCGTAATATGCGCCGGCAATGGCGCTCCAGCCAATATCTGCTTACCGATAGCGTCTATCTGCGTTGCCTGCTGGTTGATAACAGGGAAATTCAGCTCCCCCTTACTGGTCTTTCCTTTAAAAGGTCCGTAACTCAAAGCAGGACTTAACTCAAAACTCCCACTATCTGCCACAGCATAAAGCCGGTCTATATTAAACCCATAAGAAGTTGTGCTCGTAGTACAGGCGCCGGAACCAAATTCCATCTGCCACAGGATGGTTTCTTCTACCTGGGAAAAACGTTTCTTATTATGAACAGGACCAAACTGCGCAGTCACGGCAACAGGCTCCTCTCCCAATATGTAACGGCATGCCTGAATAGGATAAATACCCAGGTTGATAAGCGCACCACCACCGCTTATCGCCTTCCGCACATGCCACTCCTTACGATTGTTAATATCAAATGTGGCATCCACCGTATCATTAAGATCAAAGGTTCTATAACCCAGCGACGCTTCTATCATACGCACCTGCCCAAACACGCTCTCCTGCCCCAGCCTCTTGAGCTCTATATGTGTAGGCTCAAAATGCAAACGGTAACCAACAGCAAGATAAACACCCGCTTTTTCACACGCGGCAATCATCTCTTCGCAATCCTTCGCATTGGTGGCCATAGGCTTCTCCGTGATCACATGCTTCCCCGCTCTCGCCGCCCGGATGGCATATTCCTTATGCAAACCATTAGGCATGGTAATATAAACAAGCTCTATATCCTTGTTCTTCGCTATTTCATCAAACCGCTCATAGCTGTAAATATTCTTGTCAGGAATATGATACTTCGCCTGCCACTTCTTTGCTTTCTCCGGCGTACCCGTTACAATCCCCGCCAACTCACAATACTTCGATTCCCGCAAACCTTCCGCCATGAGATTAGCATAATTACCCAATCCAATTAAAGCAACACGAAGCTTTTTCCCAGCGTACCCGGACGATAAAATCCCAGGCCGGCCGATCGCTGGCAAGGTCAAAACCCCTACGCCAATACTGAATTTTTGCAGAAAAGAACGCCTGGATAAATAGGTCATGCGCTATTAGATTTTGGCTTAAGATACAAACAGGAGCAAGCACTCCCGCGTTAAAAAATTGATAAAGCCCCCACTGCAACTTCACCGATTCACATACCTATCTGGCATGGGCGAATGCCTCACATGTGAGACCCAACATGTGAGCAAATATTTAAATACTATTAAAAAATGCAAATAATAAGAGGAGCATTAGGATAAAACAAATAAATCCCTAATCTTTGACTTGGTTTTTCATAGGATATTGGATTTTAAAACGGGGTCGGATTTCTATCCAGACCCCTCTTTTTTTAACGGCGCCGCAGTAACCCGGGCCGCGTCTTCCATAACTCCTTTACATAAAGAAATGTAAGCAAAGGAATTGTCAGCAGGTTCAGGCGATTCAACTGGTAAGCTGCAGGAAAATCCAGGTGCAAACAGGCCGAGATGCCTCTTAATACTCCACAGCCATAACAATCCCTCCCCGTAATATTCTTAAACAGGCAAAGCGTAAAATGCCCGTTCCCGCTGCAGTGATCCACCTGGAACAGCAACACGGGAACGAGCAGCCATAAAATAAAAAGTAACTTATTTCCTGACAAGTAACCTTCCTTCTCCATCTCTGTAGTTCCCCATAATTATTATGATCAGGTCTATCAAAGCCCAGATACCGCAACCACCCAGGGTTAGCAGCTGAACAATAGCGATCCCCGTCCTTTTAGTATAAAAACTGTGCGCACCAAATGTGCCTAAGAAAAAACAAAGCAACAAGGTTGTAAGCCAGTCATAGCCCTCGCCACCGGCATAAGGCCCTACAGTAGGCTGTGTCTTGAAATTAGCTGTAGGCACGCCACATTTAACGCATACAACAGCCTTGTCATCAATTTCAGTTCCGCAGTTTGAACAAAACATAATTTAGGGTTTTAAATTTCCGTGCATTATAATGATAAATACTTAAACCATTTATAATCGCAGGGAAGAAAATCCAACCGTTCACAACAAATACGGCCACCAGGCATCTCTGCCGGCGATCATCAGCCCGGAGAAAACCTGATAAATATCAGGCTTGTTATTTAAGACCGTATTTCTATTAAATTAGCACCGTTTTTAATAGCACAAACAAACTCGCAGCGGGCTGTTAAACACGCATCTGTGACTGCTTTTGAATAAAAAGGCGTGTTCTTTACCGCATACAACAATTGCAAACATTTATATCCAGGATATGATCAGAATCAAACACGTGTGTCTCTTCACAATCGTATTTCTAACATTCTCATCCTGTAAAGAACAATATATTATATCGGGGAAAGTAACCGACTTTTCTGGATCACCGCTGGACAGTGTCACCGTGAGACTTAAAAACAGGGCTTTTAACGACCTGTATGAAACAAGATCCGATAGTGCCGGCAATTACACGCTGAAAGTAAAAAAAGGCAACTATTACTGCCTCTATGCAATAAAACTATCCGATTACCGGGTAACCAGGCTTGAATACTGGGCCTGGAATGTTCCCGTCTACGGGAACCTCGTCATCAATCCCCAGTACGATAAAATGGAAATCTATGGAGTGAATGTATTTGAACCACAAGTCACCCCACAGGAAACCTATATGATCTACTTCAGACCCATGAGCCTGTTTAAAGGCATCCAGCTCATGGAAGCTCAAAAAGTAGATAAAAAAGCTTACGAGCAGGCCAAACGCACCGAAGAGCTTTTAAACGAAGATAAAATAGTGGATATCTCTCCTGCAACCATAACAGCAGGGGAATTATCGGTTGAAATAAACGGGACAAAAGCCCGGATTGTAGGGATCAATAAGATCAGCGAGTACGGAAGAGGAAAAATAATGTACGGGTATATGGTACAGGTCGTAAAACCCGGTAACAATGAAAAATCAAAATACGACAGAATATCCATCACATTACACTCAGCAGAAACCGGCGAAACCGGGAAAAGCGAAGCATTTATCAAAAAATAAAAAACAAGCAGTTCTTACCATTCCCGCCACTCATCGGCCACTCCGGCCCCATCGGCGTAGTTTGCCGGGTTTAAACCAGCCGCAACGGTGATCCGGTCTATCAGCTCACACAGATCTTCACGCTCACCGGTCTCGATCAGGTCCTCTACTTCTTCATTTAACTCGTTAAGCGATAAAATGGCTGTTTTAAACAGCTCCACTTTATTGTTCTCCTCCGCGTCCTCCCCTAATTCAATCAGGCTTGCGATTAAAGTATCGAATATGTCCTGGGCTTTGTTACAATTTTCGGGGGTATACTGTTCCAGTCCATCATCATAGCTATCCCGCCAATTCTCAAAGGGATAATAATTCTTTATTGCTTCCAGCTGTTCTTTATAAGCCATATGTTCAACTTCTAATAGGCTCAAATATACCCTAAATGCATCATCTTCCGGCAGGCTTAAAAGAAGTAATTGCACTTTTCCCCGGGGGCTGATTATAAAGAAAAGCTGCCCCATAACGGAGCAGCTTTTCTTTATAATCAAAAGGCGATTAAAGATCCCGCCTCTGTTATTATTTTGTTACGCCCGAATCATCCACCTTAACTACCTGTCCGTTGATCACTACATTTTCAAACTGCATGTCCTTCACATGATCCACCTTAACAGGCGTATTAACACCACCGAAGTTACAGTTAACAAGTTTCAGGTTCTGAACCGGTGATTCCTTGTACGCCTTTACATTAACAGCATAATTGCCGCCATGCGTTACCTCCAGGTTTTCTATCCAGATATTCCGGATGGTGGGCATAAACTTACCAGGGTTCTCATAAAACATATTACAGGAGATCGCAGCCTCTTTATAAACCCCTACCTTAATGTCTTTCGCAAAAATATTCTCGATGATACCGCCCCTGGAAGAGCTGGTTTTAATCCGTATTACGATATCCAGGTCGGGACTGCTCAACTTGCAGTTGATCGCATAAATATTACGGGCGCCGCCGGCAATTTCACTTCCAAGTGTAACACCGCCATGCCCGTCTTTCATTTCACATCCTTCTATGATATGATTCTCTGCCGGCCTGCCAAAACGCCTGCCATCTTCATCCCTGCCCGCTTTAATGGCAATGCAGTCGTCACCGGTATCGAAATAACAGTTCTTGATAAGCACGTTTTTACACGCGTCCGGATCGCATCCGTCTGTATTGGGACCATGAGAAATAATACGCACACCTTCTATGGTAATATTCTCACTCATCACCGGGCTTACAAACCACATGGGTGAATTGATCAGTTTCACACCGGATATCAGGAGATTCTTGCAGTGATAAGGCTGTATCATATATGGACGCAAATAATGCCCTTCTCCAAACACCCGCTGGCGGGGATCAACATTAGCTTTCATAAGCGCATGCAGGCTATCCCTGTCCTTTTTCTGGTGAGGCATGCCCTCTTTCCATCCATGCTCCTTCTTGCCTTTCCAGCTCCACCAGTAATTATCATTGGCGTTGCCATCGATAGTACCGCTGCCGGTGATAGCAATATTTTCCTCTTCATAAGCATATACCTGCGGAGAAAAGTTCATACAGTCCATCCCTTCCCATCTTGCCAGCACCAAAGGATAGTCTTTGGTATCACGGCTGAATACAATAACCGCCCCTTCTTTTAAATGAAGATTTACATTACTCTTTAAGTAAATAGGACCGGTGAGAAATGATCCCGCAGGCACTACAACCCTGCCGCCGCCATCTTTATGACAGGCTTCAATGGCCTTTTTAAAAGCGTCCGTATTCATGGTCCGTTTGTCGCCCTTTGCTCCAAAGTCGGTGACTACATAATCTTTGTCTTTGAATACAGGCGCTTTAATAAGCTGCCGCACCTGCTCCATTTCTTTTAAAGGCTCCTGTACTGACTTCCATACTTTTGCCGTTTCCTGTGCAGTGGAAGAGGTCGTTAAACCCATTCCAACAGCTACAAACAACAGGCAAGCGCTAAAACATTTCCGATACATTTTCATCTGCATTCTATTTGCTTATATAAGACTGAAACTTAAAAGCATCATTTCTAAGAGTAACCTCCCGGAGAACATCCTCCAGGAAGGCGCTTAAGGTAGCGCTTTTTTAGAAATTGCCGGTTCGGGAAGGCTTAAATTAACGCAGTCTTAGGCACTTCACACGCGAAACAGGTTCATCCAACAACACATTGCCAGCCTGTTATTTTCAATATCTTCGCATGATCCTCAAGCGCTCAACGAACACGATATTTGTATAACGGGCCCTGCAGCAACCGTTAAGACATGCCTGCAAGGCATCTCTTAACCTGAAAAGGGCGCATCAACCAACAGGAAAAAATCATGCAGAAAGGAAACAGCTTAAATATTTTCAAACGTTTTTTCCAATCGGGAGCAGCCTCGGGCATTATCATTTTCAGTTGTGTGATCTTATCGCTTATCCTGGCAAACAGCGCCCTGGGAGCAGGCTTACAGGCGTTACTAAATACCAGCCTGGGGTTCAGCAATAATAGCATACATCTACGCTATCCCGTTCAACTCTGGATCAACGACGGATTAATGGCCATCTTTTTCCTGATGGTAGGCCTGGAAATAAAACGCGAAATGATAGCCGGCGAATTAGCTACGCCACAAAAAGCGTTATTACCTATCCTGTGCGCCATTGGCGGGGCGCTAACACCAGCCCTGATCTATTTTATCATCAATCAGAACACTCCAACAAAAAACGGATGGGGCATTCCTATGGCAACAGATATCGCCTTTGCACTTGCTATCATCAGCATGTTGAGCAAACGCGTACCCTCTTCCTTAAAGGTGTTCCTCGCAGCATTGGCGATTGTAGATGATCTGCTGGCAATTTTAGTGATCGCCTTTTTTTACGCAGGCGATTTGCATATGAACTACCTGGCTTATGCAGCAGGCGTTGCAGTATTACTCTTTATACTAAACCGGCTTAAGGTCACCAAACTGGTATGCTATCTTATTCCCGGCGCCTTCATGTGGTATTTCATCCATCATTCAGGTATTCACGCAACGATCGCAGGAGTGGTTACTGCCATGTTCATTCCGGCTACAACAACAGCAAATGCCCCTTCGCCACTGGAACGGCTTGAGCACCTACTTACCACACCCGTCAATTTCATCATCGTACCACTGTTTGCATTCGCAAACACTAATATACAATTTGAAGCAGGCATGCCGGAAGGGCTAGCCTCCCCTTTAGGTCTCGGTATTATAGGCGGACTGCTGATAGGAAA
This window encodes:
- a CDS encoding FecR family protein, with the protein product MSNITTILFKVIQETALTDEEQAKLHTWLEAAPENLQLYRSVQDETGLAAKMERFTSYDVPGGFDKFIRLVGGKKQMAPVRKLHRWWAVAAVSLLFISAAWLWFHQEKKGTSNPVAETASLVAPGREGAILTLSDGREILLDSIPDGTTVALQEGAAARVVAGKLVYEGESSKVLFNTMKTPKGRQFQLLLPDGTKVWLNAASSITYPTVFAGGERRIELQGEAYLEVVKNAGAPFIVNVNNKAEIQVLGTQFNVNAYENEALIRTTLLEGAVAVTLPSAAAGGANPQTAVLKPGQQAQIKNLITDDKQPGINQAAQRGDIKVVKDVDTRTVTAWRNGVFNFSGVDFSTVMRQLERWYDIEVIYEKSLPDVQLGGEMSANVSLNQLLGIFDRFRIHYRLDGHRLIILP
- a CDS encoding RNA polymerase sigma-70 factor, which encodes MIRIEPNFAIQIVSFIQLPAYHYDDFGFPPAGREWEIEEFFLRFFRPLCYFSEGITGNKAEAEDIATRCLTSLWERKELLNNGDKARAYLYTSARNQCINYLRHQKVREGHRKATEETQLPVESSVESRIFEAELLQLVYNAIDRLPSKYRDVLNLVYRDGLSHQEAAERLSISKDSLKMRKARATAALRDALGKKDGLDSAAVLLILLPWLFD
- a CDS encoding Gfo/Idh/MocA family protein yields the protein MTYLSRRSFLQKFSIGVGVLTLPAIGRPGILSSGYAGKKLRVALIGLGNYANLMAEGLRESKYCELAGIVTGTPEKAKKWQAKYHIPDKNIYSYERFDEIAKNKDIELVYITMPNGLHKEYAIRAARAGKHVITEKPMATNAKDCEEMIAACEKAGVYLAVGYRLHFEPTHIELKRLGQESVFGQVRMIEASLGYRTFDLNDTVDATFDINNRKEWHVRKAISGGGALINLGIYPIQACRYILGEEPVAVTAQFGPVHNKKRFSQVEETILWQMEFGSGACTTSTTSYGFNIDRLYAVADSGSFELSPALSYGPFKGKTSKGELNFPVINQQATQIDAIGKQILAGAPLPAHITGEEGLKDMRVVDAIYKAAETGKKVFL
- a CDS encoding DUF2752 domain-containing protein, coding for MEKEGYLSGNKLLFILWLLVPVLLFQVDHCSGNGHFTLCLFKNITGRDCYGCGVLRGISACLHLDFPAAYQLNRLNLLTIPLLTFLYVKELWKTRPGLLRRR
- a CDS encoding TM2 domain-containing protein, encoding MFCSNCGTEIDDKAVVCVKCGVPTANFKTQPTVGPYAGGEGYDWLTTLLLCFFLGTFGAHSFYTKRTGIAIVQLLTLGGCGIWALIDLIIIIMGNYRDGEGRLLVRK
- a CDS encoding carboxypeptidase-like regulatory domain-containing protein, with translation MIRIKHVCLFTIVFLTFSSCKEQYIISGKVTDFSGSPLDSVTVRLKNRAFNDLYETRSDSAGNYTLKVKKGNYYCLYAIKLSDYRVTRLEYWAWNVPVYGNLVINPQYDKMEIYGVNVFEPQVTPQETYMIYFRPMSLFKGIQLMEAQKVDKKAYEQAKRTEELLNEDKIVDISPATITAGELSVEINGTKARIVGINKISEYGRGKIMYGYMVQVVKPGNNEKSKYDRISITLHSAETGETGKSEAFIKK
- a CDS encoding glycoside hydrolase family 28 protein, encoding MKMYRKCFSACLLFVAVGMGLTTSSTAQETAKVWKSVQEPLKEMEQVRQLIKAPVFKDKDYVVTDFGAKGDKRTMNTDAFKKAIEACHKDGGGRVVVPAGSFLTGPIYLKSNVNLHLKEGAVIVFSRDTKDYPLVLARWEGMDCMNFSPQVYAYEEENIAITGSGTIDGNANDNYWWSWKGKKEHGWKEGMPHQKKDRDSLHALMKANVDPRQRVFGEGHYLRPYMIQPYHCKNLLISGVKLINSPMWFVSPVMSENITIEGVRIISHGPNTDGCDPDACKNVLIKNCYFDTGDDCIAIKAGRDEDGRRFGRPAENHIIEGCEMKDGHGGVTLGSEIAGGARNIYAINCKLSSPDLDIVIRIKTSSSRGGIIENIFAKDIKVGVYKEAAISCNMFYENPGKFMPTIRNIWIENLEVTHGGNYAVNVKAYKESPVQNLKLVNCNFGGVNTPVKVDHVKDMQFENVVINGQVVKVDDSGVTK
- the nhaA gene encoding Na+/H+ antiporter NhaA, with protein sequence MQKGNSLNIFKRFFQSGAASGIIIFSCVILSLILANSALGAGLQALLNTSLGFSNNSIHLRYPVQLWINDGLMAIFFLMVGLEIKREMIAGELATPQKALLPILCAIGGALTPALIYFIINQNTPTKNGWGIPMATDIAFALAIISMLSKRVPSSLKVFLAALAIVDDLLAILVIAFFYAGDLHMNYLAYAAGVAVLLFILNRLKVTKLVCYLIPGAFMWYFIHHSGIHATIAGVVTAMFIPATTTANAPSPLERLEHLLTTPVNFIIVPLFAFANTNIQFEAGMPEGLASPLGLGIIGGLLIGKPAGILFTSFISTKTGIAKLPENANWKHLAGLGLLAGIGFTMSIFVALLSFSDNLLIAEAKFSVLCASLLSATLGYFLLKAGTRHNQY